One window of Perca flavescens isolate YP-PL-M2 chromosome 15, PFLA_1.0, whole genome shotgun sequence genomic DNA carries:
- the hmox1a gene encoding heme oxygenase 1a, giving the protein METMKSARKNDTAGDIGRDLSEQMKAVTQHSHVRAENTQLMLSYQRGQITLPQYKALLCSLYMIYKALEEEMDRNSSHPAVAPIYFPQELARLETLEKDLEHFFGSDWRKKVVVPAATLRYEQRLRKIGEESPELLLPHAYTRYLGDLSGGQVLGKITQKSLGLSTSDGLSFFSFPGVSSPHRFKQLYRSRMNSVELTADERAALLEEAVAAFEFNIQVFDDLQKMLSVSTETADQSEGNVVKTGLFPSTPIMQFTVGLCVALTTIGMGIYAF; this is encoded by the exons ATGGAGACCATGAAGAGTGCAAGGAAAAATGACACTGCAGGGGACATTGGCAG GGATTTATCAGAGCAGATGAAAGCCGTCACTCAGCACAGTCACGTCCGCGCTGAAAACACCCAGCTGATGCTGAGTTACCAGAGGGGACAGATCACCCTGCCGCAGTACAAG GCCCTGTTGTGTTCCCTCTACATGATCTACAAAGCGCTAGAAGAGGAGATGGACAGGAATTCCTCCCATCCAGCTGTTGCACCGATATACTTCCCGCAGGAACTCGCCCGTCTGGAAACGTTAGAAAAAGATCTGGAGCATTTCTTCGGCTCGGATTGGAGGAAGAAGGTCGTTGTTCCCGCAGCCACACTCCGATACGAACAGAGACTACGAAAG ATTGGCGAGGAGAGCCCAGAGCTGCTGTTGCCCCACGCCTACACTCGCTACCTTGGCGACCTATCAGGGGGTCAAGTGCTGGGGAAGATTACCCAGAAGTCTCTGGGGCTGAGCACCTCCGACGGGCTTTCGTTCTTCTCCTTCCCCGGAGTGAGCAGCCCCCACCGCTTCAAGCAGCTGTACAGGAGCCGCATGAACAGCGTGGAGCTGACGGCAGACGAGAGGGCGGCGCTGCTGGAGGAGGCCGTCGCCGCCTTCGAGTTCAACATCCAg GTTTTTGATGACTTGCAGAAAATGTTGAGCGTCTCCACAGAAACAGCGGACCAATCAGAGGGCAACGTGGTCAAAACTGGCTTGTTTCCATCAACCCCCATCATGCAGTTCACCGTGGGATTATGTGTGGCACTGACCACGATTGGAATGGGCATCTACGCCTTTTAG
- the foxred2 gene encoding FAD-dependent oxidoreductase domain-containing protein 2, which produces MDSNLPCFILFILVGCVKCSSEYHPHNGTRHYDYCVLGAGPAGLQMGYFLSKAKRDYIILERNSGPGSFFNKYPRHRKLISINKIHTGRQNREFNLRHDWNSLLSDKPDLLLKRVSSEFYPPADAFPLYLSTFVKELGLKVRYGVDIGRIRAVQSATGRRYILTDQHVSDYTCSVLLVATGLWVPHKVEFVGSDLVEGYESISTNPEDYKDQSVLILGKGNSAFETAQSILGRASHVHMISSSPVRLAWQTHYVGDLRAVNNELIDTYQLKSLDGLLEAHLDKIVIAQRKEQGRTRLGEKKKEKKGQLYVTLKKFLQHQKPKNSSDVTGEELPGYYIDNFSLRKPYDRVIRCLGFRFNFSVFDSSACPPKSDNAKGRLPKVTAWYEGKNTPGLFVLGTAAHSRDYRSSAGGFVHGFRYTVRAVHRVLEQRYHSNPWPSTKLLTTQLQSWILKRVGEASGPYQMFEVLGDVILLRGSHCEYVEEFTLQALPQFSNLSGHEVSDHGLIVLVMQYGKKKIDYLGPERTEGDWTKAWKSNFLHPVLYYYDTLPTEEEMKLRPSGWALPRPKAIHHMVEDFLAEWDSPISHIQPLRRFLEHCVQTDLRAFYAESCFRSALTHRKPPLFCQQGYLKRRGVAHSKQPWQHIHDAGVMPTEQDAGTSVADPAFPNCLAQAGASKSSGLKLDS; this is translated from the exons ATGGATTCAAACCTTCCTTGTTTTATCCTCTTCATCTTGGTTGGCTGTGTCAAATGCTCTTCTGAATACCACCCACACAACGGCACCCGCCACTATGATTACTGCGTGCTCGGAGCCGGGCCTGCAGGACTGCAGATGGGATATTTCCTCTCCAAGGCTAAAAGAGACTACATCATCTTGGAGAGGAACTCAGGACCGGGCAGCTTCTTTAACAA GTATCCCAGGCACAGGAAGCTCATTAGTATTAACAAGATCCACACAGGAAGGCAGAACCGAGAATTCAACTTGCGCCATGATTGGAACTCGCTGCTGAGCGACAAACCTGACCTGCTGCTCAAGAGAGTGAGCAGTGAGTTTTACCCGCCAGCTGATGCCTTCCCGCTCTATCTGTCCACGTTTGTGAAGGAGCTCGGGCTGAAGGTCCGGTATGGTGTGGACATCGGAAGGATCAGGGCAGTGCAGTCAGCCACTGGCAGAAGATACATCCTGACTGATCAACATGTGTCGGACTACACATGCAG CGTCCTTCTGGTAGCCACAGGTTTGTGGGTTCCTCACAAGGTAGAGTTTGTCGGTTCTGACCTGGTTGAAGGCTATGAGTCCATCTCCACTAATCCTGAGGACTACAAGGACCAGTCCGTACTGATTCTGGGCAAGGGCAACTCAGCTTTTGAAACAGCCCAGAGCATCTTGGGAAGAGCAAGTCATGTGCACATGATCAGTTCCAGCCCTGTTCGACTCGCTTGGCAAACACATTATGTTGGAGATCTCAG agctGTGAATAATGAGCTCATAGACACATATCAGCTGAAGTCCCTTGATGGGTTGTTGGAGGCACACCTGGATAAAATAGTTATCGCTCAACGAAAGGAGCAAGGCAGGACGAGGTTAggtgaaaagaagaaagagaagaagggaCAGTTGTACGTGACTTTAAAGAAGTTCTTACAACATCAGAAACCGAAGAACAGCTCTGATGTGACAGGAGAAGAACTGCCAGGATAttacatcgacaacttctcttTGCGGAAGCCCTACGACCGGGTGATTCGATGCCTTGGATTCCGATTCAACTTCAGCGTATTTGACAG CTCTGCCTGCCCACCGAAAAGTGACAATGCCAAAGGGCGGTTACCGAAGGTGACAGCCTGGTATGAAGGGAAGAACACTCCTGGCTTGTTTGTGCTGGGAACTGCTGCTCACTCCAGAGACTACCGCTCGTCTGCTGGCGGCTTTGTCCATGGGTTCCGGTACACAG TGCGTGCTGTACATCGTGTACTTGAACAACGTTACCATAGTAACCCGTGGCCATCGACAAAACTGTTGACAACGCAGCTGCAGTCCTGGATTCTGAAGCGGGTCGGCGAGGCTTCTGGGCCATACCAAATGTTTGAGGTGCTTGGGGACGTTATACTTCTCCGAGG CTCTCACTGTGAATATGTGGAAGAGTTTACACTCCAGGCTTTGCCTCAGTTCTCCAATCTCTCGGGCCACGAGGTCTCAGACCATGGACTGATCGTTCTAGTCATGCAGTACGGGAAGAAGAAGATAGATTATCTGGGGCCGGAAAGGACTGAAGGAGACTGGACCAAAGCATGGAAATCCAACTTTCTGCACCCTGTTTTATACTACTATGACACACTTCCTACTG AGGAAGAAATGAAGCTCCGTCCCTCTGGCTGGGCTTTACCGAGGCCCAAGGCAATTCATCACATGGTCGAGGACTTCCTCGCTGAATGGGATAGTCCCATATCTCACATCCAGCCTTTGCGGCGCTTCTTGGAGCACTGTGTCCAGACTGACCTCAGGGCCTTCTATGCGG AATCATGTTTCCGCTCAGCCCTTACCCACCGAAAGCCGCCGCTGTTTTGTCAGCAAGGATACTTGAAGCGTCGGGGTGTCGCTCACAGCAAACAGCCGTGGCAGCACATTCATGACGCTGGAGTGATGCCTACTGAGCAAGATGCAGGCACATCCGTGGCTGACCCCGCATTCCCCAACTGCCTGGCACAAGCTGGAGCCTCCAAGTCCTCAGGACTGAAACTTGACTCCTGA